From the genome of Solanum pennellii chromosome 6, SPENNV200:
NNNNNNNNNNNNNNNNNNNNNNNNNNNNNNNNNNNNNNNNNNNNNNNNNNNNNNNNNNNNNNNNNNNNNNNNNNNNNNNNNNNNNNNNNNNNNNNNNNNNNNNNNNNNNNNNNNNNNNNNNNNNNNNNNNNNNNNNNNNNNNNNNNNNNNNNNNNNNNNNNNNNNNNNNNNNNNNNNNNNNNNNNNNNNNNNNNNNNNNNNNNNNNNNNNNNNNNNNNNNNNNNNNNNNNNNNNNNNNNNNNNNNNNNNNNNNNNNNNNNNNNNNNNNNNNNNNNNNNNNNNNNNNNNNNNNNNNNNNNNNNNNNNNNNNNNNNNNNNNNNNNNNNNNNNNNNNNNNNNNNNNNNNNNNNNNNNNNNNNNNNNNNNNNNNNNNNNNNNNNNNNNNNNNNNNNNNNNNNNNNNNNNNNNNNNNNNNNNNNNNNNNNNNNNNNNNNNNNNNNNNNNNNNNNNNNNNNNNNNNNNNNNNNNNNNNNNNNNNNNNNNNNNNNNNNNNNNNNNNNNNNNNNNNNNNNNNNNNNNNNNNNNNNNNNNNNNNNNNNNNNNNNNNNNNNNNNNNNNNNNNNNNNNNNNNNNNNNNNNNNNNNNNNNNNNNNNNNNNNNNNNNNNNNNNNNNNNNNNNNNNNNNNNNNNNNNNNNNNNNNNNNNNNNNNNNNNNNNNNNNNNNNNNNNNNNNNNNNNNNNNNNNNNNNNNNNNNNNNNNNNNNNNNNNNNNNNNNNNNNNNNNNNNNNNNNNNNNNNNNNNNNNNNNNNNNNNNNNNNNNNNNNNNNNNNNNNNNNNNNNNNNNNNNNNNNNNNNNNNNNNNNNNNNNNNNNNNNNNNNNNNNNNNNNNNNNNNNNNNNNNNNNNNNNNNNNNNNNNNNNNNNNNNNNNNNNNNNNNNNNNNNNNNNNNNNNNNNNNNNNNNNNNNNNNNNNNNNNNNNNNNNNNNNNNNNNNNNNNNNNNNNNNNNNNNNNNNNNNNNNNNNNNNNNNNNNNNNNNNNNNNNNNNNNNNNNNNNNNNNNNNNNNNNNNNNNNNNNNNNNNNNNNNNNNNNNNNNNNNNNNNNNNNNNNNNNNNNNNNNNNNNNNNNNNNNNNNNNNNNNNNNNNNNNNNNNNNNNNNNNNNNNNNNNNNNNNNNNNNNNNNNNNNNNNNNNNNNNNNNNNNNNNNNNNNNNNNNNNNNNNNNNNNNNNNNNNNNNNNNNNNNNNNNNNNNNNNNNNNNNNNNNNNNNNNNNNNNNNNNNNNNNNNNNNNNNNNNNNNNNNNNNNNNNNNNNNNNNNNNNNNNNNNNNNNNNNNNNNNNNNNNNNNNNNNNNNNNNNNNNNNNNNNNNNNNNNNNNNNNNNNNNNNNNNNNNNNNNNNNNNNNNNNNNNNNNNNNNNNNNNNNNNNNNNNNNNNNNNNNNNNNNNNNNNNNNNNNNNNNNNNNNNNNNNNNNNNNNNNNNNNNNNNNNNNNNNNNNNNNNNNNNNNNNNNNNNNNNNNNNNNNNNNNNNNNNNNNNNNNNNNNNNNNNNNNNNNNNNNNNNNNNNNNNNNNNNNNNNNNNNNNNNNNNNNNNNNNNNNNNNNNNNNNNNNNNNNNNNNNNNNNNNNNNNNNNNNNNNNNNNNNNNNNNNNNNNNNNNNNNNNNNNNNNNNNNNNNNNNNNNNNNNNNNNNNNNNNNNNNNNNNNNNNNNNNNNNNNNNNNNNNNNNNNNNNNNNNNNNNNNNNNNNNNNNNNNNNNNNNNNNNNNNNNNNNNNNNNNNNNNNNNNNNNNNNNNNNNNNNNNNNNNNNNNNNNNNNNNNNNNNNNNNNNNNNNNNNNNNNNNNNNNNNNNNNNNNNNNNNNNNNNNNNNNNNNNNNNNNNNNNNNNNNNNNNNNNNNNNNNNNNNNNNNNNNNNNNNNNNNNNNNNNNNNNNNNNNNNNNNNNNNNNNNNNNNNNNNNNNNNNNNNNNNNNNNNNNNNNNNNNNNNNNNNNNNNNNNNNNNNNNNNNNNNNNNNNNNNNNNNNNNNNNNNNNNNNNNNNNNNNNNNNNNNNNNNNNNNNNNNNNNNNNNNNNNNNNNNNNNNNNNNNNNNNNNNNNNNNNNNNNNNNNNNNNNNNNNNNNNNNNNNNNNNNNNNNNNNNNNNNNNNNNNNNNNNNNNNNNNNNNNNNNNNNNNNNNNNNNNNNNNNNNNNNNNNNNNNNNNNNNNNNNNNNNNNNNNNNNNNNNNNNNNNNNNNNNNNNNNNNNNNNNNNNNNNNNNNNNNNNNcaaaagagtatggtgtggaggcttgagtcctcatagatgtgtttggtgttgttgtaaatgattcttatacttgttgctatcacctgttaagcatttggttggttttatgttattatctgaaatatattgttttctattttgagttggccgatgatatctactcagtacttgtgccttgtactgacccctacttgtatttgtttttctttgttaattgtggagtgcagcaaacgtgccatcgtcttcaactcaaccgcaactctagccagtcttcatcacgtcagatctcagggtgagctaatgcttctagcttggactggatcttctccttcatgtcttgatgccttgaagttccggcatggactagctatttatttattttagcttcctagatattcttagatttagtaaattgaggatagatgttcttgtggtgatgacttccagattttggggatgatgagtattaaattttagaagttattaattgattttcattaatgagttttaagtcttccgcattatattttgtttattatggttgaaatgttgaggtttagattggttggttcgctcacatagtaggataagtgtgggttccactcgcgacccgttttgggtcgtgacaggatGCGTCGgcttaatttaaaaacattgaaATTAGTAGAGCATTAATGTAGTCAATAATTTAAATGCAAAGATtttactatgaaatatatttaaaagtcaAGCAATTTGTTAAATGcatcaaaacatttttttattattattactattattattttctttaaaaaaagtattGCATCATAAGTGCGAAAATCTTCAATAGGACAAATTAGATTACTAACTAATAATATTTGCtaattttaaaagggcaaaaatatgcacaacaaattttgttttaattatggATATGCTAAAAGTTTATTTACAAACCtataaacatgatttctaggtTTTCAGCACGGAGCAACACATATAGGCATGATTTTGTAActctaaatgatatgaacatttTGATCATTAGGCATGATTTCTACGTGATAAGACAATGCTGAAAAATTATGACATATATTTTAACATCTAACCGATGAGCCTACTAAATTATTAGGATTTGATTtaacattcaaaaattattagaatctagttattttaaaactcattaacaaacGAAGTGTTAAGCATGTTGAAAATTGGTTAGATTACAACACCTATAAACAAGAGTTCTAGGTggttaaaagatttaaaatagaataaaactaTAGGTATGATttctaactttgaaaattacAGTAAACAAGTAGCATATAAATCCCCTCCCCTTAGGTGATCccccaaatattttatttacatatattttttaaatattgagaGTTAGAGTTAGAGAgttataaattattacaaagtaACAATTATACATAAGaacataaatcaaataaaatcgTCTTCTCTAATCTTCCTTCTCTTGGCGGCTCTTCTAAATCTTGAATCTTCAATTCAAACCTGCTAAAAGGGTAATATGACACagatatataataaataaaaaaatcatagtaTCAAATACTCATAATAACCGATTGCTTTCACATAAACAACACACCAAAATAGATAAAGAATCATTATTGTCGCACATAAAGGGAAAAGGTAATGAAACTAACTCAGATGCTTCCTTGTTGTTTCACTTTTCAATACACTACAACATTCATAATTATGCAAAACCAAATTTAAACTAATAGAAGGAACTAACCGATTATGCAAAATTATATGTCAGCAATGAAGTATTAAGTAAGGTTTCGATCCACAACAGCAACACAGTAACAAAGAGTCCAAAGGATGATTCAAAAATTTACAAGAGTTCCTACTTCTTTTTAAGAATAGGGGAGTAATATTTAAAGTATTTCAAGAAAAAGCAAAGAGAGAATAAGAGAGCAAAGTGTAATGAAAGAACTTGTTATTGAGAGAACTTGTGTTGAAAAAGTCCACCCTAATAATGAAATAAGAGTTCTAatttatatagcaaagagggggagcatataaggaaaataaatatttaaaggaatcaattataatatcattttccttattttaaaggagagacaaattagaaaaatttaaaatattttattgccAAATATAAacaagcaaaaaataaaatagaagagtaataatatttttctttaaataaagaagagtcaaatcagaattttttttttaccatatgaaaacaagtaagaaaataagtcaatttacaaataaggaaaaagagatcaataaatatctttttattttattttaagagagccaaaatcaaaataattttgctAAAATAAGCAAGTaggaatttatataattttcaaataggAAAAAAGGACTCAATTAACAGGcaaacaaaatgaataaataagtaaaaatcaaGTAAGACAAATATTAATCACATATTACAATTTAAcagacaaataaataaaaatggaaggAAATATATCGGATCCAATTATTATAACATTTTCTGattcaaaaaaaacaaataaattcacaaaattatttatttattcttttagcTCAACCAAGATAAAACAGGTAAGAATCCAATCAGTTTTAACAAAGGTAATTACAATCAATTAAcattagtaaataaaataataggcACAATTACCTCACCAACCCATAAGATCTGTCCAAATTCATATAAGGCAATAAAAATCACGTTAGCATCAATTAATCCAATTTCAATTAAGCAAGCAAGAGAGAGGGGAAACGGTGAGGTAAAAATGGTTTatcgattttttttaattacatcaAGAGGGAAGAAATATATGCTAAACAAATCATATAAGGCAATCTATACCAATTGACACCAACAATCATTGTACAAGAGCAATATTGATAAACAAAATGGTATAGTCACAATGAGCATTATTGAGGCCAACTAAAATCTTTAAATCAAACCCACCAAATCAGATTCAAGGTGAAggaaaataaacaagaaaacatgCCACAATTTCTGGCAATAACATATTAATAGCAATTCTCAACTCAATCATATATAGCTTGAACACAAAATCATATTAGATCGCGATAAATTATACTTAAACAGATGTAAAAGATTGGTTTCAGACACATTAAACTAACGAAACTATCTTCGTTAGGAAGAGAATGGAGTTTAGGGTTTTTGGTCTTTTGTGTTAAATTGGGAAAGTTAGGAAAAGTTGATCTCAACCGTTAGATTAGATAGAGATGGAGCGTTAGGATTCGattagaatttaattatttaaacggACGGATGAGATTAATAAATGAAGTCATGGAATGACTAAGATTGGCTAGAATTGTAATGAAATTTGGTTATAAtcgaaataaaatttaattggagtggctagaattgaaagaaattataatagaataggctagaatttaaataattttaaggaaagtgtaggaattactatttaataaaaatattatatatatataaaaatatttttgtataattgaaaatcatttaaattttaaaacatttgaaattcattaataattttaaaatattttaataatatttacgatAATTTTACAAAGCAAAAcattctaaaatatataattttcaagcatAATCGACTAAAAAttctaaactttaaataaaaaatacatatttaatcgaatagtaatcctaaaaaatggttaaaggtctgtcaaaattgggtgtcaacaacccCATTTTTCGATCNttttaattttgatttattttaaatttcatttcatcttccacctttctccattttctttttttttctcttcaccTCCCATCCCTCATGTCAAATTGAATCTTACttccatttttttccttttcttttctttttcttcttcttctccgatcaaattctattcataatattatgtatactttactaaattattgataacaaaattaattatttttctaagtaatttaaattttaaattatcatcAACCACTCATTTTCATATCAATGCAAAAtcagaataataattttaaaagaataaattaatttctgaaaattgaaagaacttaattgaaatcggataaaacaaaaactatatgatactccctaatcatctcattaattcagctcattttcatataattttaaaactagaaatgataattttgaaagaattataatttttcaaaatttgaaaaagtttaattgaaatttggaataaaaaaactaaataataccCACTAATAatcttgaaatctaatgtgcttatcaaattgttcgaatgtaatataatgtttagatatagttttaaattaaagagaTAGTTAAACTAATAGTAGTAAAAAAGGGAGATGAAATTGtgataaaaaatgacatttaaagTGAGGAATTTCTATCaagatgaaaatgattttttgaagaagaaggaagaaagaaaaagaaaaaaatcataaggataaaaagttaaaataatatttttagaaaacaagaaaatgtattttatagcaaaatacttgcaaaaataaaattatatttatttttttttgtttgttcacGCTCTCTAAGAGAGTGCATACACTCTCCATGCCAGGTGGACGataaatgatgtaataatatcagttcagaattgtttagggggtaataggacgcTTGCATAGTTTAGGTGTCTTTTTGGAAATGCGGAACAACTtcaggtgtcactttatgtcttttctcaaaTATCAACCATGATTATTCTTCCATATCCACAGAACTGTCACCAATTAAGtgatctatttttccttcaGGGTGTGTGAAGATATCTGTCACATCCAAGTGTGTGATGTCAACATGATCAGAGATAAAATtagttttggaatttttatcTTTCCTTTTGAGTGATGCTTGATAAAGCTCAACCAGGTGTTTAGGAGTACAACAATCACGTGCATAATGACCCCTTCCACCACATCGgaaacaatttattttaattgtttcacgtttctcatcttttctttttcccctTTGATGGCTATTTTTATTTGGTGAATGATTAACACCCGGAAAAGGATTCCGCTCTTCATCGTAATTACGATCACGTCCACGGCTCAGCCACGGCCTCTTCCACGCCTAGCGTGGTGGGCGTACACCTCATTCACTTCAGGAAGCGGTGTAGATCCAGTGGAATGattctcatgatttttcattaacaaATCATTATTTTGTTCAGCCACGAGAAGATGAGAAATTAGTTCAGAATACTTCTTGAAACCCTTTTCTCGATATTGTTGTTGTAAAAGCACATTCGAGGCATGAAATGTGTAGAACGTTGTTTTTCAGCATATCAACATTATCAACTGTATCTCCACATAGTTTCAATTGAGTAGTAATTCTGAACATGGTAGAATAGTACTCATGAATAGACTTAAAGTCTTGTAGTCTTAAATTCACTTAATCATATCGTGCCTTTGGATAAATGACCATCTTCAAATGGTCATACCTTTCTTTTAGATTATTCCACGGAACAAATGGATCTTTGACTGTGAgatattcaattttcaaaattttgtcaATACGATGACGTAAGAATATCATTGCTTTAGCACAGTCTTGTTTTGAtgctttattttcaattttaatggtGTCTCCAAGACCCATAGCATCCAAATGGATTTCAGCATCCAATACCCGTGAAAGGTAGTTCTTGCCCATACTTTGAAGGGCAATGAACTCAAGTTTAATAAGATTAGccataataaaaagaagaaaaacaataatACCTTAGCCTTCAAATTTAGTCTTCAAACTTTGATATGACAgagtctcgtgctgataacgtgttataaaataaagactaagtattaaaattaaactaatgaCAATTGAGAAGAGAAGAATGTCGTAGGGAGATAAAATAGGAAACTTAAATCTTccttatttttgatatattttctaTAGAGATTACAATGCCTTTTATAGGCATAAGAGGGGTATAAtgaatattcattaattttgtttACAACAAAAAGAATTATGTCCAAGAATTACAGCTGAAATTACATTTTGTATTTTGTCCCACATGCCCATAGAGATATGAATTCTCAGCCTTGTAGTTATTGTAATAATCTTCAATGAATGTATATTATAGTATCTGAAATATATCGACTCaatcaatttaaatttgtgtgCATGTAGAGATCGTTAAGGAGAAGGGTTTTCATCTCAATCAAGAAATTCAttgatcctttttttttctataatcattcgatattcaaaaaaatatactaactcaattatattaattcatatcatataatacGATCTGTTTAGGGAGAATTGCTCCTATATAGGATTTTAGATCTCAATCAAAAAGCTCATTGAGCCTTCTCCGTTATTAAGGTGACCAGATTAActcaaatttatgatattttaaaatcacTAGATTAGAGAAAACAAGTATGATGTTCTCATCATAATTATTAATGAGtactatatattaatttatttattttttgtgtgtatatatatacataaattgaaTCAAAAACAAAGTTCGAACCCACAAAATCCGCCTTAAATCTATGAGATCCCTATAGGCATCCCAAACCTTTAGCATCAGACCCTTTCATGATTCTAAGCCTTTTACAAGAATTAATAAACATATCCAATGGTACATCTCCAACAAGCATCCAATCACCATCTTTGTCTTCATATGTTAATACATAATCAGATCCACTAGTAGTATAGCcttctttttccaaaaatacacctgaaaaattataatccaacaataaaacataagtacattttttttaacatatagTTAATTTTTAGGTGAGTGAAGTGAAAATTCAGACGCATTAACCTACAATTCTAGATTTGTCTCTGATCAACCTAACCGGCCTATTAAAATATGCATTGACTATCAAAATTGATGGATTGATTTTGATTCACATTAATTGAAATCATAATATCACACGAGATAACTTAAAATTCTAGATCTGACTCAGTGACCAACCATTAAAAGAGTTTTGTGGAAGTTAAAACTCACCAATGGGATGCTTGAACATGTACTCCAAAGCTTTGAGTAATTCTTGATAATTTTTGTAAACCCTAAGGTCAATTTTCCTCAAGTAAGGTGCTCCATCCATGCTAACTTTCACATACATTCCTATGGAAATATCAATTGAATTCTTGGCTTGTACACCAACATTCTTCCTGCAAGATCTTACTGGTGGCCAACCAACAATTTGTActctgaaaaaaataaaaaaaattgttaatttcaAACCCTTTTAAATCGAGAATTCGAATATATAAACTTCAGTTCCAAACAAGTTAGGGTAACTTTATGTGTCTaatcattttgttttatttactcTTAACTCATGAGTCCATATACTCATAAAAATAACTAtaagtatttctatatattttctttataacccttgaatgaaataatattaatgtgaaAAATCAATAACACAACTTACTTTGGTGGAGGGGAGGAGTCTTGttgatcattttgatttataatatcTGAGGAGCTATCCATCTCTGATAAAGATCTTTTATTAGTAGTACTAGTCGAAGATACCTGTGTCTTCGATTTATCTGTTGTACCAGGTAACCCTAATCTCAGCTCAGTTGCAAGATCATTATTCTCGTAGATTGTTGCCATTTTCAATATTCTTGATatatatgactatatataatatatcgaATTTGATGAATACTTTGTTGTTGATGACCCTTTTTTTTCTACGGCGTATGTCCGGCGACGGCGACTTTTTTTCCGGTGAAGAATGTGTTGAGCTATCAAAATGTGAATGATGAATGAGAAGAGGAAGATAAGTGTAgcattatataatataaaaatgattaataattagGATGACATATAATTAATATGTAGAGGACTTATTTTCTTTGTGCATGAATTtcataaaagggaaaataacTCCTTCACGCTCCTTTTTAGCACGtaacaatacaaaaatcatatacattttgtataataaaatgaaacaaatatttcaatataCTTATATTAGATCGGAACGATAATTTTAGGTTCTTTTGAACTAATTTATGATGGTGTAATTAGGCttaagacctaatttaacatGTTATCAGAGTTTAGTTTGTTGAGTCCGTTGTAGGGCTCCGGATTGCGGGGAGTTTGTGGAAATACTCTCGATCCTTGAATGTCACACTCTAGATCGAATAGTGAAACTTCAAataaataagggaaaaaggacaaatatatctCCAAATTATCGTAAATAATACAGACACCATTCGCCACACTTTAGAGACACTGGTTGTCTGTCTTCCAAAAAGTAGaacatatataccctttatactaaAGGAAATACACatttcataatcttatccatcgaCCCGACATCAGGTCGATAGATAAGATTGCGTCACGTGTCCCTGTTTAGTCTTCCGTTACAGTGAAGGGTATGTACGCTCTACTTTTCGGACGGCAAAGACATTAATATTCCAAAAGTATAATGAAAGGTCTCTACATGCCATTAACATTAGTTCGGGGTATATTGattgtataaatattaaaattatccgCAATTGTTAGAGACGCAATGTAAATTGCGAGTTGGTATGGAGTGATCAGGTAGGTGTCATTACACGCTAACTCTGATGCACGGCAATATCTAAATGACAGGCAAAATTAGGTTGATATGATGTGAGACAAGGGAACAATGAAGGGACAACCCCATTAACATAAAGTACTAATCGTGGCGGagctaaaatatttattttatgttctttataGGTAAGTGTACGCGCGAATTCGTTAACTTTCGGAAAaatcatgtgtatatatatatacctatcttaaaaaattgacagagattagcatataattaaccGTACACTCATGAGGTCAAAGCAAAAAcacctaaattaaaataatattggtAAACTCGAAATCTTGTTTTGGGTTAGATTCAAGTTAGAGCTAGCCCTATGACATTGAAAGTTTCGCTAATACctgaattaaaataatattgatatacaTGTTGCATATCTTCAGTTTAAGattacaaaatttcaaaattttgaaatgattttctttttaaaatttattgacaaattattcaaaatatattattattgttattatcgtaaaaaaaaattaatgttggAAAGGAGGGACAACCTTCATGTGACATAGGTCCCAACTATGTCTGTTGATAAAGGGGCATGGACATATGGGATTtgtgattaatatatatatatgacctaccattattaatatttttttgattttttcatgattttctaggCCAGATGTCTAAACTctttgattaaatatttttggaacATAGTTTACCAGCCATGAACGTGTGAATATATACGTGTCAAATTTATTAGcagttgattttattttataattgatgatgtttaaaagtaataaattatatgtcgattttgtttttatttttattcatatgaggcaaaataattatttattatagtgATCTTAAATTAATATGcttatgaatatttaaaaaaaattagaaatacctaaaatttaaatagaaatTTCATTTCGACTACGTATATAACCGAGGAAAGATTAGGGAATAATAGAATTACTTGAATTAGTGAGTTAATAATGAATACGATCTTATTTTAGTTATACATTTCAGAGGCGAACCTATATGTAAAAGAGAGGGAAATTATAGGACTTCGTTAGCTTCAAAAAtagttctatatatatatatatatatacaccttAAGATATTAACAATTGATTAGACACCTTAAACATGAATATTGACTAGAGTTTTTGTTCAAATTTGCTTCAAAACTACAAATTTAACAATATGATTCACTCAATATAAGGATTGTATTAATCAAAACAATGCGATATAATATAACAGGTAACATCCTGATAAATGTTATAATACACAGATTTCTTTATAATCACACACATGAAATCgatgaataatttatttaattaaaaaagataCACACGTGTGACGCGGTGTATTAAATGTTGATAGGTGAGATGTGGGCCTCCCACACGTGTAGTTGAGTATTTTTGGACTTTTATTACATCCTTTTTTTAAGTACTTATTTTCTTGTCTGTTGGTTTGGGTTTCATTTGGGTCAGCCCAATACCTATGGGCCCATTATCATGAGCTTATGTCCCTTCTTTCCTCAGGGCCCATTAAATGCATgggtaaataattatttatttatttttttttaaaaaaataattgaagttcCACGTGGAAGTCAATTTTGACCCGTAAATGTGTACCCATCCCAAACTATTCAAATTTGGACTCAATGATTTATCGTTAATCGGTTAAAAAAATTAAGCGTACACAAATCATCCTATCTGAAAGCTTGAGTTCAAAGACAAGCAATGGAAAAAATGTTTTACTTAGGTTGTACTATGATTTAATTTCAATCTATGTTGATCCAAGTAAATTCGGGGATGATAATTAGGTCAATCCTCGGGTCCATTATCATGCACTTAAGTTTTGTTACGAAGTTTTTCGTCTAGTGGTCCATTATATAGGTTAGATTGTTATTACCTCAAATTCAATAGCTTTTTTAATAAATCGTAAAAGAATAAGGATGATGAAAATTAAATGTAACCAAGGACAAATACTTGAACAAAAGAACTTTGAGTTAAAGgattttcaatttatattgATCTAAGTAAACTTATGGATTATAGCTAAGGTACGTACTATTCGCCCTTGGAGTAGTTTCTTATTCTATTATGTATGAATATCATGTGACAAGACTGATGATTGTACCTGGTGTTTGGTTAAACAAACATCAAACGTATCACCACGACAATAATAGATGAccaattataattatatgaattaGACTTAGTTGGATC
Proteins encoded in this window:
- the LOC107022060 gene encoding auxin-responsive protein IAA3-like, encoding MATIYENNDLATELRLGLPGTTDKSKTQVSSTSTTNKRSLSEMDSSSDIINQNDQQDSSPPPKVQIVGWPPVRSCRKNVGVQAKNSIDISIGMYVKVSMDGAPYLRKIDLRVYKNYQELLKALEYMFKHPIGVFLEKEGYTTSGSDYVLTYEDKDGDWMLVGDVPLDMFINSCKRLRIMKGSDAKGLGCL